One part of the Bdellovibrio bacteriovorus genome encodes these proteins:
- a CDS encoding L,D-transpeptidase family protein, with product MSMKSLFKKTFLIGMSMMTLAPQFASAALESQLSGYLNKDLQEIPVIFVRGSNFYLHKATLISLYEKRGYSAIWVDANGKPNAMAAAVREALKYGATMNGLNPDDYWDRIVENIYTSNTDGRFGPTFELAVSEAVIRYVTHLSTGRFDPMEIDTDIKIAKKKFTEYSELNQVISAVQANVSAKALAAGLDKFAPTHLRYVDLKQLLAYFRSIQSAGGWSQIKLAKKSLRPGDKDPAIPAIRGRLQSLGYAVPSTGDVYDAELKRVIEDVQGVNGMGVDGVIGNEVMTFLNTTVADRVFQLEVNMEKVRWLPKAMESRHVFVNLATTEFQFFDEGRKIMHFKTINGQSYRRTPVLRNMLSFVELNPTWTAPESIIFKDKINTLRGKDGQEYLRKHRMRLIRKSDGKEVIPSDELLQSLSRSNFPYLLRQDPWRKNALGSIKFPLPNEWSIYLHHTDNPDLFDESKRHLSSGCVRLEDPFTFAEYILRDNVAVKSTQTDDYWPKDKLESFVPPEKSDAYVDRENWEKRIHLKVPVPVYLMYLTVDRAQDGAVRFVKDVYGQDERVAKTMKAVRHGNELF from the coding sequence ATGTCTATGAAGAGCTTGTTTAAAAAGACTTTCCTGATCGGTATGTCCATGATGACTCTGGCGCCCCAGTTTGCCTCCGCGGCACTGGAGTCCCAGCTTAGTGGCTACCTCAATAAAGACCTTCAAGAAATCCCGGTTATTTTTGTCCGTGGATCCAACTTCTACCTTCATAAAGCGACTTTGATTTCTTTGTATGAAAAGCGTGGTTATTCCGCGATTTGGGTTGATGCGAATGGGAAGCCGAACGCTATGGCTGCTGCCGTACGCGAAGCTCTTAAGTATGGCGCGACCATGAATGGGCTTAATCCCGATGATTATTGGGATAGAATTGTTGAAAATATTTATACCTCAAACACTGATGGTCGATTCGGGCCGACGTTTGAATTGGCAGTGTCTGAAGCTGTCATTCGTTATGTGACTCATCTTTCCACTGGTCGCTTTGACCCAATGGAAATTGATACTGATATTAAAATCGCTAAAAAGAAGTTCACCGAGTACTCAGAATTGAATCAAGTGATCAGTGCGGTACAGGCGAATGTCAGTGCAAAGGCATTGGCGGCGGGGTTGGATAAGTTTGCTCCGACCCACCTTCGGTATGTGGATTTGAAGCAGCTTCTGGCGTACTTCCGCAGTATTCAGAGCGCAGGCGGCTGGTCTCAAATCAAGCTTGCTAAAAAGAGTCTTCGCCCTGGAGATAAGGATCCGGCGATTCCGGCAATTCGGGGTCGTTTACAGAGTCTGGGTTATGCTGTGCCATCCACGGGTGATGTGTATGATGCAGAACTAAAACGGGTGATTGAGGACGTCCAAGGCGTGAATGGCATGGGCGTCGACGGTGTGATTGGGAATGAGGTCATGACCTTCCTTAACACCACCGTGGCTGATCGTGTTTTCCAGCTTGAAGTGAATATGGAAAAAGTCCGCTGGCTGCCAAAGGCCATGGAGTCTCGCCACGTGTTCGTGAATCTGGCGACGACAGAGTTCCAGTTCTTTGATGAAGGCCGCAAGATCATGCATTTCAAAACAATCAATGGTCAAAGTTACCGACGTACTCCAGTGTTGAGAAATATGTTGAGCTTCGTAGAGCTGAATCCGACGTGGACTGCTCCAGAGTCAATTATCTTTAAAGACAAGATAAATACGTTGCGCGGTAAGGATGGTCAGGAGTACTTGAGAAAGCACCGCATGCGACTGATAAGAAAGTCTGATGGTAAAGAGGTAATTCCATCAGACGAACTGTTGCAAAGTCTTTCTCGCAGCAATTTTCCATACCTATTGCGCCAAGATCCTTGGAGAAAGAATGCTTTGGGCTCTATCAAGTTTCCATTGCCAAATGAATGGTCCATTTATTTGCATCATACGGATAATCCGGATCTGTTTGATGAGAGCAAGAGACACTTGAGTTCGGGGTGCGTTCGTCTGGAAGATCCATTTACTTTTGCTGAATATATCCTGCGTGACAACGTGGCGGTCAAGTCAACGCAGACAGATGACTACTGGCCTAAGGATAAACTGGAGTCCTTTGTGCCGCCGGAAAAGTCAGACGCTTATGTCGATCGTGAAAATTGGGAAAAACGCATTCACTTGAAAGTGCCGGTCCCAGTTTATTTGATGTATTTAACAGTGGATCGTGCTCAAGACGGTGCGGTGAGATTCGTGAAAGACGTTTACGGCCAGGACGAGCGTGTGGCGAAAACAATGAAAGCAGTGAGACATGGCAATGAACTATTCTAA
- a CDS encoding oxidoreductase, which produces MIYPTDICIAGATGLVGHELLLLLAHLDEVRSIKAISRSPMGRIPPHVENIIMDFDSLEQRKEVLKAGVFICCLGTTIKKAGSQEAFRKVDHDYVVNFAKVAEACGAQKFLVISAMGADAESSIFYNRVKGEMESELRKLKIPQIEIFRPSLILGDRKESRTGEEIAQKLSPLLNTLMVGPLKKYRAIKANTIARAMAIATLNFHPGFHVYESDHIQRIADQK; this is translated from the coding sequence TTGATTTATCCGACAGATATCTGCATTGCCGGTGCGACGGGGCTCGTGGGACACGAGCTCCTTCTTCTTTTAGCCCACCTTGACGAGGTTCGTTCGATCAAGGCCATCTCCCGCAGCCCCATGGGCCGCATCCCCCCGCACGTCGAAAACATCATCATGGATTTTGACAGTCTTGAGCAGCGCAAAGAGGTGCTGAAGGCCGGGGTCTTTATTTGCTGCCTTGGCACCACGATTAAAAAAGCGGGTTCGCAGGAAGCCTTCCGCAAAGTGGACCACGACTATGTCGTGAATTTCGCGAAAGTTGCCGAAGCCTGTGGGGCACAAAAATTTTTGGTGATTTCCGCTATGGGCGCCGACGCTGAATCCAGCATCTTCTACAACCGGGTCAAAGGCGAAATGGAAAGCGAACTGCGCAAACTGAAAATCCCGCAGATTGAGATCTTCCGTCCTTCCTTGATTTTGGGGGACCGCAAAGAATCGCGTACAGGAGAGGAAATTGCGCAAAAACTCAGCCCGCTTCTGAACACCCTGATGGTGGGTCCGCTGAAAAAGTACCGCGCAATCAAAGCCAACACGATTGCCCGGGCGATGGCGATTGCCACCTTGAACTTCCACCCGGGCTTTCATGTCTATGAATCAGATCATATCCAGCGCATCGCTGATCAAAAATAG
- the ftsY gene encoding signal recognition particle-docking protein FtsY: MMSPGHAQQMEILVGAIVLIFAVIVGALIMGMMKNAKKREQLRAQELSHEAKREMPTTSEQPEELPLAHIDSTGNVVSDLSVPDLHDAAVVIEEKAVDLAVALKKTEENLFGRIRSLFKTETSNKHLEEIEEILYTSDLGPATVQRLMGAIEDKLSKKERADYDTVREALKEEIKNIFQGSHSTSVGTGILSKIQFAAEGPTVLMIVGVNGAGKTTSIGKISAQLAAEGKKVLVAAGDTFRAAAGGQLKVWTDRAQVEIFSPEGVTDPSAVAFDAVAKGKGQGYDVVIVDTAGRLHTQANLMEEIKKMKRVMSKVIPEAPHETLIVLDANSGQNALMQAKEFHNALTLTGAVLTKMDGTAKGGVAVGLAQELHIPIKLIGVGERIQDLRTFSSQEFVNSLFQ, from the coding sequence ATGATGTCACCTGGGCATGCTCAGCAGATGGAAATTTTGGTGGGGGCTATTGTTCTTATTTTCGCGGTGATTGTCGGTGCTCTGATCATGGGCATGATGAAGAATGCGAAAAAACGTGAACAGTTGCGCGCGCAGGAACTTTCTCACGAAGCAAAACGCGAAATGCCGACCACTTCCGAGCAACCGGAAGAGCTTCCGCTGGCGCATATTGATTCCACCGGAAATGTGGTTTCTGACCTATCTGTTCCGGACCTGCATGACGCCGCCGTGGTGATTGAAGAAAAGGCCGTGGATCTTGCCGTGGCCCTAAAGAAGACCGAAGAAAATCTTTTCGGTCGTATTCGCAGCCTGTTCAAAACAGAAACCAGCAACAAACATCTCGAAGAAATCGAAGAGATCCTTTACACCAGCGATCTGGGCCCGGCGACAGTACAGCGTCTGATGGGCGCCATTGAAGATAAGCTTTCCAAAAAAGAGCGTGCGGATTACGACACGGTTCGTGAAGCGCTGAAAGAAGAGATCAAAAACATCTTCCAGGGTTCTCATTCCACTTCCGTGGGGACCGGCATCCTTTCCAAGATTCAGTTCGCAGCCGAAGGTCCGACGGTTTTGATGATTGTGGGTGTGAATGGCGCCGGGAAAACGACGTCCATCGGTAAAATTTCTGCTCAACTTGCTGCCGAAGGGAAAAAGGTTTTGGTGGCGGCAGGTGATACGTTCCGTGCGGCGGCTGGCGGGCAGTTGAAAGTCTGGACGGATCGCGCTCAGGTCGAGATTTTCTCTCCGGAAGGCGTGACGGATCCAAGTGCGGTGGCTTTTGATGCGGTCGCCAAGGGTAAAGGGCAGGGCTATGATGTTGTGATCGTGGACACTGCGGGCCGCTTGCACACTCAAGCCAATCTGATGGAAGAAATCAAAAAAATGAAACGTGTGATGTCCAAGGTGATCCCGGAAGCTCCGCACGAGACACTGATCGTTTTGGATGCGAACTCTGGCCAGAACGCTTTGATGCAGGCCAAAGAATTCCATAACGCTTTGACATTAACCGGAGCGGTTCTGACTAAAATGGATGGTACCGCCAAAGGTGGTGTGGCTGTGGGGCTGGCGCAAGAGCTTCACATCCCCATCAAACTGATCGGGGTCGGGGAGCGTATTCAGGATCTGCGCACGTTCTCTTCCCAGGAGTTTGTAAACTCGTTGTTCCAATAG